GCGACCGGTCATCCGGCGAAGCCGGATGCGTGACTTCGTCGCTAGCCCGGGCCGATCCACGTTCAGCCAGGGCGGATACGGCGGCAGCCGCACGCTCGATGGTGGGGCCGAAGCGAAGGGGGCGGTCGAGGACGACCTGCTCCGCGTCGGGGTGGCTGTCCATGAACGATGGTGCGGGGTCGCGGACGGCCTGCGGCGGGCGGCGAATCGACTGGCCCACGTCACAGGCGCAGACCAGGTTGCCGTGTTCGGCTGCGAGCACCTCCACCAGCGCGCGATGGGCCGCTCCAGCGTCCTCGAGCTCGTCCACCATCAGGAAGTGGAAGCGCTCCGACAGCGCACGCCGGACATCGGCCCGCTCGTGGAGCAGGCGCTCGAGCTCGATCACGAGGTCGCCTGAGTCGAGGCTGGCGCAGTCGCGCAACACGCGGTCGTGACTGGCGTAGAGCTCAGCGAACTCGCGCTCACGCCGCGCTCGCTCGCGCTCGGCCGCACCCTTCGCCTCACGCTCCCGTTGCTCGGCCCAGTCGCGCAGGCGGCCAGGGGTTATCCGCTCCGCCTTCAGCGCGTCGATGCGACGCAGGAGCCTTGCCAGGAGCCCCGCCGGGTTGCCGCGGATCTCGTGCCGTCGCAGCGAAAGCTCGTCGAGCCGGTCGAGCAGCATCGCCAACCGGTCCGCGGCACGGACGGTGGCGAAGAACGGATCCAACCCCGCCTCCAGCGCGTGCTCCCGGAGCAGGCGCTCTGCGACCACCTCATAGGTCGAGATCCAGAGCTCCTCATAGGGCAGCTCGATCAGCGCCCCGGTGCGCTCCCGCAGGCGAGTGGAGGCCGCTCGGGAACGCGTGAGCACCATGATCCGTGCGGGAGCCGTCCCCGTGGAGACGAGCCGGGCGAACCGGGCGGCGAGCGCCTCGCTGCGCCCGGAGCCCGCGCGTCCAACCACCAGCAAGGGGCCCGGACCATGCCCGGCGACCCGCAGCTGGCCGTTCGTGAGCTCTCTCCCGAACCCGCCCTGGTCCTCCATTTGTCTAACGCTAGCGGGACGGGCAGGAGTCACCATGGCCTCTACCATGGCCCCGGTGGATTGGCTTTCCGCCTGCCGGCGCATGGTCGCGGCCCAGCGCGAGCTCTTCGCCGAGCAACGCGGCATCGCCGCGCGCACGGTCTATGCCGGAATCGGCGAGGGAGGTGACCGCGCGCTCGCCATCGATCGCCGGTGCGAGGACATCGTCTTCGCTGAGCTGGAGCGGCTGCACGCCGACGGGCACGAGTTCACGGCGATCTCCGAGGAGCGCGGCGAGGTGGCCTTCGGCGGCTCCGACTCGGTGGTTCGCGTGGTCATCGATCCCCTCGACGGCTCGCTGAACGCCCGCCGCATGCTTCCCACCCACTCGCTCAGCTTGGCGGTCGCAAACGGCTCGACGATGGCCGACGTCGAGCTCGGGTACGTCTACGACTTCGGCGCCTCCGAGGAGTACTTCGCGCGGCGGGGTCGGGGAGCCACCTTGGATGGCCGGGAGCTGCGAGCCCAGGGGCCTGGTTTCGGCCTCGAGGTGGTGGGGATCGAATCGGCGAAACCGGAGCGCACGCTGCCCCTGCTCGAGGCGCTCGCGGGCAAGGCGTATCGCATCCGAGCCGTCGGCTCGATCGCGATTTCCCTGTGCTACGTGGCCGGAGGGCGCTTCGACGGGATGCTGACCGGCCGTGCCTGCCGCTCCGTCGATGCCGCCGGCGGACAGCTGATTGCACGCGAGGCCGGCGCCGAGGTGATCTTCGACGGGGAGGGCCTGGATGTGTCCCTCGACCTCGGGGCTCGTTACCACGTCGCCGCCGCGCTTGACGCCGAGCTGCTGGCCACGGTGCTCAAGGCGCAGGAGGGGGCCGAGCCGACGCCGGAGCCCAGCTCGTGAGCGCGAGCCAGTTCGTCGACTGGGGACTGGCCGAGCGTGTGGCCCTGGCGGTTGGGGGCAACGATGATGGGCCGGGTCTCTTCGACCAGGAGGCCTTGGACTCCGCCTGCACCGAGGCAACGGCCCTGGCGCTCGACTACTCGCGTCTAAGTCCCGACGGCAAGCTGCCACGACCGGAGTTGGTCGATCGCGCGGAGTGGACGCGGCTCGGCCTACGAACGCTGCGGGAGCTCTCGGAGGGGCTCGAGCGCCAGATCGCCGACGGGCTCTCGTTCCCCGGCCCGCTCGGGAGCATTGCCCGCTCGCTGGCAGGTCGGGCCGCCGGCGCCGAAGCCGGGATCGCAGTCGGCTACGGGTCGCGCAAGGTGCTCGGACAGTACGACGTCGCGCTTGTGCCGACGGAGCGGCAACCGCGACTCGTCTTCGTGGGCGCCAACCTCGCCGCCGCACAACTCGAGCTGGGCGGGGATACGGGCGTCTTCCTGCGCTGGATAGCGGTTCACGAGAGCACGCACGCGATTCAGTTCGCCTCCGTACCCTGGCTCCGGCCGCATCTGGGTGCCCTCATCGAGCAGCTCGTAGGCGGCGCTTCGACGCGGCTCGACCAGGGCTCGCTCCGGGCGCTGGCGCGCCGGCTGCTCCACAGCGACCCTCGCGCCGCGGTTCGCACCATCCTGCGCGGCGACCTCGCGCGCCTGCTTGCGGGGCCCGAGCAGCGCGCCACACTCGATCGCCTCCAGGCGGCGATGTCGGTGATCGAAGGCCATGCCGAGCACGTCATGG
The sequence above is drawn from the Solirubrobacterales bacterium genome and encodes:
- a CDS encoding inositol monophosphatase family protein; the encoded protein is MASTMAPVDWLSACRRMVAAQRELFAEQRGIAARTVYAGIGEGGDRALAIDRRCEDIVFAELERLHADGHEFTAISEERGEVAFGGSDSVVRVVIDPLDGSLNARRMLPTHSLSLAVANGSTMADVELGYVYDFGASEEYFARRGRGATLDGRELRAQGPGFGLEVVGIESAKPERTLPLLEALAGKAYRIRAVGSIAISLCYVAGGRFDGMLTGRACRSVDAAGGQLIAREAGAEVIFDGEGLDVSLDLGARYHVAAALDAELLATVLKAQEGAEPTPEPSS
- a CDS encoding zinc-dependent metalloprotease, encoding MSASQFVDWGLAERVALAVGGNDDGPGLFDQEALDSACTEATALALDYSRLSPDGKLPRPELVDRAEWTRLGLRTLRELSEGLERQIADGLSFPGPLGSIARSLAGRAAGAEAGIAVGYGSRKVLGQYDVALVPTERQPRLVFVGANLAAAQLELGGDTGVFLRWIAVHESTHAIQFASVPWLRPHLGALIEQLVGGASTRLDQGSLRALARRLLHSDPRAAVRTILRGDLARLLAGPEQRATLDRLQAAMSVIEGHAEHVMDAAPRDLDPGYARLRGRLEARRTSRSGLGEVILRILGLELKLRQYRVGKSFCDTVVAEAGIEGLNRAWRESEALPTLPELEQPRAWLARVGATSPARAA